In a genomic window of Amphiprion ocellaris isolate individual 3 ecotype Okinawa chromosome 11, ASM2253959v1, whole genome shotgun sequence:
- the nifk gene encoding MKI67 FHA domain-interacting nucleolar phosphoprotein produces MTENKAESASKPTKELLALNPAQESEFKKKVQEAKKNKSNKGSRLTPGVVYVGHLPPGLFEPQLKSYFGQFGEVLRLRLSRSKKTGGSKGYAFIEFDCDEVAKIVAETMNNYLMGERLIKCHVIPPEKVHEKLFVGSQRQFKKPSYPAVTRYNKKHTPEQVAKMTDKLLRKESKLRKRLAAHGIDYDFPGFAAQVPQKKKSSDTMNASMCSEDSTPVCTPSLLERRKSMVVDDDADDEIVVKMPPVEKDEEGAAEEEEESDSEDEEESESEEPSEEEAEEQ; encoded by the exons ATGACTGAAAATAAAGCAGAGTCGGCCTCTAAGCCGACTAAAGAGCTTCTGGCGCTGAACCCCGCTCAGGAGTCAGAGTTTAAGAAGAAGGTGCAGGAGGCGAAGAAGAACAAATCGAACAAG GGGAGTCGTTTGACCCCAGGAGTAGTTTATGTCGGCCATCTGCCACCGGGACTGTTTGAGCCTCAACTCAAATCGTACTTCGGACAGTTTGGGGAGGTCCTGAGGCTGAGGCTATCCAGGAGCAAGAAG ACCGGTGGAAGTAAAGGCTATGCTTTTATAGAGTTTGACTGTGATGAAGTAGCCAAGATTGTTGCAGAGACTATGAATAATTACCTCATGGGAGAGAGACTCATCAAAT GTCATGTGATTCCACCAGAGAAGGTGCACGAGAAGCTGTTCGTTGGCAGCCaaaggcaatttaaaaaacCCTCATACCCTGCTGTAACACGCTACAATAAGAAGCACACCCCAGAGCAGGTTGCCAAGATGACCGACAAGCTCCTGCGCAAAGAATCGAAGCTCCGCAAGAGGCTTGCAGCACATGGTATCGACTATGACTTCCCGGGATTT GCTGCCCAGGTACCTCAGAAGAAGAAGTCCTCTGACACCATGAACGCATCCATGTGTAGTGAG GACAGCACACCGGTCTGCACACCCTCTCTTCTGGAGAGGAGGAAGTCCATGGTGGTTGACGACGATGCAGATGACGAGATTGTTGTGAAGATGCCGCCTGTAGAAAAAGATGAAGAGGGCgctgcagaggaagaggaggagagtgacagtgaggatgaggaggaatcGGAGAGCGAGGAACCCTCTgaagaggaagcagaggaacAATGA